One part of the Cyclobacteriaceae bacterium genome encodes these proteins:
- a CDS encoding rhodanese-related sulfurtransferase encodes MQLFNRIEGKVLKERLYLTPNPERTTLSFYKYHHIEDPKAFRDKLYLDFASVDVWGRIYVAHEGINGQISVPTIKFNAFKSLLYATPWLNGIRLNIAVEDNGKSFFKLKILVRKKIVADGLDDSSFDVTNSGIHLNAPDFNKLTEDPDTIVVDMRNHYESEVGHFKNAICPDADTFREALPVVEKMLEDKKEKKVIMYCTGGIRCEKASAWMKHRGFKNVYQLNGGIIEYARQVKEQALENKFIGKNFVFDERLGERISNEIISTCHQCGSPCDDHTNCKNDGCHLLFIQCKACAEKFNGCCSSECKEVITLPVEQQKNIRKGINKGRQVFKKGRSEKLGLKVKTEQIL; translated from the coding sequence ATGCAATTATTTAACCGAATTGAAGGAAAAGTCCTCAAGGAGCGGCTTTACCTTACTCCCAACCCCGAAAGGACTACGCTGTCCTTTTATAAATATCATCACATTGAAGACCCCAAAGCCTTTCGGGATAAACTCTACCTTGATTTTGCTTCAGTTGATGTTTGGGGTAGAATTTATGTGGCCCACGAAGGCATCAATGGCCAGATAAGTGTACCTACTATAAAATTTAATGCGTTCAAATCGTTGCTGTACGCCACACCATGGCTAAACGGAATACGGTTGAACATTGCCGTTGAAGACAATGGCAAATCATTTTTCAAACTGAAGATATTGGTACGCAAAAAAATTGTTGCCGATGGACTTGACGACAGTTCATTTGACGTAACCAACAGTGGTATACACCTCAACGCACCCGACTTTAATAAACTTACCGAAGATCCGGACACCATTGTGGTAGACATGCGCAATCATTATGAAAGCGAAGTAGGGCATTTCAAAAACGCCATCTGTCCGGATGCTGATACTTTCCGCGAAGCGCTTCCGGTTGTTGAAAAAATGCTGGAAGACAAAAAAGAAAAAAAGGTAATCATGTATTGCACGGGAGGAATTCGGTGCGAAAAAGCAAGCGCCTGGATGAAGCACCGCGGATTTAAAAATGTATATCAGTTAAACGGAGGCATTATTGAGTATGCTCGCCAGGTAAAAGAACAAGCATTGGAGAATAAATTCATCGGTAAGAATTTCGTTTTCGATGAGCGCCTTGGCGAACGTATCTCCAATGAAATCATCAGTACATGCCACCAGTGTGGCTCACCCTGCGATGACCACACCAATTGTAAAAATGATGGTTGCCACTTGTTGTTTATCCAATGCAAAGCTTGCGCTGAAAAATTCAACGGCTGTTGCTCATCAGAATGCAAAGAGGTTATTACCCTGCCAGTCGAACAACAAAAAAATATCCGGAAAGGAATCAATAAAGGAAGGCAGGTATTTAAAAAAGGAAGGTCGGAAAAGTTAGGCCTTAAAGTAAAGACCGAACAAATACTATGA
- a CDS encoding amidohydrolase yields MLKIDTHTHIIPKKLPNWTDKFGYGDFIYLQHHKKGFAKMMRGNQFFREIKENAWNPKLRIDEYAQFNTQVQVVCTIPVMFSYWAKPLDCLDLSQFLNDHLVELIEKYPKHYLGLATVPMQDTELAIQELERCKKIGLQGIQIGSNINDLNLNEERFFPIFEACERLSMCIMVHPWNMMGQKNMQRYWLPWLVGMPAETTRAICSMIFSGIFDRLPKLRVMFSHAGGSFLATLGRIEHGFNCRPDLVAIDNPVNPRNYLGRFWVDSITHDPIMLEYVLKMVGPDKVVLGSDYPFPLGDLEIGKFIEDMNLDPSIKEDIFYKAPLQWLGVDNNRFG; encoded by the coding sequence ATGCTTAAAATCGATACCCATACGCACATCATTCCCAAAAAGCTACCCAACTGGACGGATAAATTCGGGTATGGCGATTTTATTTATTTGCAACACCACAAAAAAGGTTTTGCCAAAATGATGCGGGGTAACCAGTTCTTTAGGGAAATAAAAGAAAATGCATGGAACCCGAAATTAAGAATTGATGAGTATGCCCAATTTAATACGCAGGTCCAGGTAGTGTGTACAATACCTGTTATGTTTTCCTATTGGGCCAAGCCCTTAGATTGCCTGGACCTTTCGCAATTCCTGAACGACCACCTGGTAGAACTCATTGAAAAATATCCAAAACATTATTTAGGGCTGGCCACTGTGCCCATGCAAGACACCGAACTGGCCATACAAGAATTGGAACGCTGTAAGAAAATCGGCTTGCAGGGAATTCAAATCGGTTCAAACATAAACGACCTCAACTTAAATGAAGAACGCTTCTTCCCCATTTTTGAAGCCTGCGAACGGCTAAGCATGTGCATAATGGTGCACCCTTGGAATATGATGGGCCAAAAAAACATGCAACGCTACTGGTTGCCCTGGCTGGTAGGCATGCCGGCTGAAACGACCCGGGCCATTTGTTCTATGATTTTTAGCGGAATTTTTGATAGGCTGCCAAAACTAAGGGTCATGTTCTCACATGCCGGTGGCTCGTTTCTGGCAACGCTTGGTCGCATTGAACATGGCTTTAACTGCCGACCCGATTTGGTGGCCATTGATAATCCTGTAAACCCGCGCAACTACCTGGGCCGGTTTTGGGTTGACAGCATAACCCACGACCCGATAATGCTGGAGTACGTATTGAAGATGGTTGGCCCCGATAAAGTAGTGTTAGGTTCCGATTATCCTTTTCCACTTGGCGATTTGGAAATTGGCAAGTTTATTGAAGACATGAATCTCGACCCATCCATTAAAGAAGATATTTTTTATAAAGCCCCTTTACAATGGTTGGGGGTTGACAACAACAGATTTGGATAA
- a CDS encoding GMC family oxidoreductase yields the protein MPFQIKENSTVYDVCIVGSGAGGGMAAYVLSQAGLKVVVLEAGPWYDPAKNVTQLKWPWESLRRGAGTTFRPFGDFDAAYGGWEMEGEPYTRVPGTQFDWFRSRMLGGRTNHWGRISLRFGPKDFKGKSHDGLGEDWPIGYDDVAPYYDKVDDLIGVFGSKEGIPNEPDGKFLPPPKPRLHELMIKEAATKQSIPVIPSRLSILTKKINDDRGACFYCAQCNRGCTVYGDFSSSSCLIKPATKTNNLDVIVNAMVREVLTNENGKATGVSYVAKDDFQEYQVKAKVVVLAASACESARLLLNSKSKAHPNGLANSSNVVGKYLHDSTGAAIGGVLPKLFGRKRYNEDGVGGMHVYTPWWLDNKKLDFPRGYHIEYWGGMGMPGYGFGFGIQGLNGRFPDRNGNQKTGGGYGTALKDDYRYYWGASVGMAGRGEAIALESNYCEIDPNGVVDKYGIPVLRFHYKWSDHEIKQAKHMQETFQELMHNMGAVITWGVAGPETNYGLETPGRIIHEVGTTRMGNDPKRSVVNKFNQAHNCKNLFVVDGGPFVSQADKNPTWTILALSWRASDYIIEQFKQQNI from the coding sequence ATGCCTTTTCAGATCAAAGAGAACAGTACCGTGTATGATGTCTGTATCGTAGGTTCCGGTGCGGGTGGCGGAATGGCCGCTTATGTATTGAGCCAGGCAGGACTAAAGGTAGTTGTGCTTGAGGCCGGTCCCTGGTACGATCCTGCAAAAAATGTAACACAGTTAAAATGGCCTTGGGAATCGTTGCGCAGAGGTGCCGGTACAACCTTTCGCCCTTTTGGCGATTTTGATGCTGCCTATGGCGGGTGGGAAATGGAAGGCGAACCGTACACCCGTGTACCCGGCACACAATTCGATTGGTTTCGATCGCGTATGTTGGGCGGAAGAACCAACCACTGGGGAAGAATTTCACTTCGTTTTGGTCCGAAAGATTTCAAAGGCAAAAGTCATGATGGCCTTGGTGAAGACTGGCCAATCGGTTATGATGATGTTGCCCCCTATTATGACAAAGTCGATGACCTGATCGGTGTTTTTGGAAGCAAAGAAGGAATTCCTAATGAGCCTGATGGAAAATTTCTACCACCACCAAAGCCCAGGCTTCACGAACTCATGATCAAGGAGGCGGCAACCAAACAGAGTATTCCGGTTATCCCCTCGCGCCTATCCATTCTTACCAAAAAAATTAATGACGATCGTGGTGCATGTTTCTATTGCGCACAATGTAACAGAGGTTGTACGGTATATGGCGATTTCTCATCGTCATCGTGCCTGATTAAGCCGGCCACAAAAACCAACAACCTTGATGTGATCGTTAACGCCATGGTGCGCGAAGTACTAACCAATGAAAACGGAAAAGCCACTGGCGTTTCATACGTGGCGAAAGATGATTTTCAGGAATACCAGGTAAAAGCAAAGGTAGTGGTGTTGGCAGCCAGCGCATGCGAGTCAGCCCGATTGTTATTAAATTCAAAATCAAAAGCGCATCCCAACGGATTAGCCAACTCAAGCAACGTAGTTGGAAAATACCTGCACGACTCAACCGGTGCTGCCATTGGCGGTGTGCTTCCTAAACTGTTTGGCCGGAAACGCTATAACGAAGATGGTGTGGGTGGTATGCATGTTTACACGCCCTGGTGGTTAGACAATAAGAAACTGGATTTTCCAAGAGGGTACCACATTGAATACTGGGGCGGCATGGGCATGCCCGGTTACGGATTTGGTTTTGGTATTCAGGGATTGAACGGTCGCTTTCCCGATAGAAACGGAAACCAGAAAACAGGTGGGGGGTATGGTACAGCGTTGAAAGATGACTACCGCTATTACTGGGGCGCATCGGTGGGCATGGCCGGCCGGGGTGAAGCAATCGCCCTGGAAAGTAACTATTGCGAAATTGACCCGAATGGTGTGGTCGATAAATACGGCATTCCTGTTTTACGATTCCATTATAAATGGAGCGACCACGAAATAAAACAGGCCAAACACATGCAGGAAACCTTTCAGGAACTGATGCACAACATGGGTGCTGTTATTACGTGGGGAGTTGCCGGACCTGAAACAAATTACGGACTGGAAACACCCGGAAGAATCATTCACGAAGTAGGCACAACACGCATGGGGAATGATCCTAAACGTTCGGTGGTAAACAAATTCAACCAGGCCCACAATTGTAAAAATCTTTTTGTGGTGGATGGCGGACCATTTGTTTCACAGGCTGATAAAAATCCAACATGGACCATACTCGCATTATCCTGGAGAGCATCCGATTATATTATTGAGCAGTTTAAACAACAGAACATATGA
- the mog gene encoding molybdopterin adenylyltransferase, which produces MNTQPIIIGIINVSDRASKGIYEDIPGKEIEAALHEYIKSPWQKVYAVIPDEQHLIEQTIVDMADNKGCCLVVTSGGTGPAKRDVTPEATEAVCHKMMPGFGELMRQESLKYVPTAILSRQTAGIRGKCLILNLPGKPKAIRQCLNVIFPAIPYCIDLLEGPFIECNEEVIKPFRPHSL; this is translated from the coding sequence ATGAACACACAACCAATAATTATCGGTATTATCAACGTTAGCGACCGGGCCAGTAAGGGTATTTATGAAGATATACCCGGAAAAGAAATTGAGGCCGCGCTTCATGAATATATAAAGAGTCCATGGCAAAAAGTTTACGCAGTGATACCCGATGAACAACACCTGATCGAACAAACCATTGTCGACATGGCCGATAATAAAGGATGTTGTTTGGTTGTTACCAGCGGAGGAACCGGACCCGCCAAGCGTGACGTGACCCCGGAAGCAACCGAGGCGGTGTGCCATAAAATGATGCCAGGCTTTGGCGAGCTTATGCGCCAGGAAAGCCTCAAATACGTGCCTACGGCCATCCTTTCAAGGCAAACCGCAGGAATTCGGGGAAAATGCTTAATTTTGAACCTTCCGGGTAAGCCTAAGGCAATCCGGCAGTGCCTGAATGTTATTTTCCCAGCGATCCCATATTGCATTGATCTGCTGGAAGGACCGTTCATCGAATGCAATGAGGAGGTCATAAAACCGTTCAGGCCGCATTCACTATAA
- a CDS encoding CHAT domain-containing protein: MARKFVLYSLLLLSLATQAQKTNQVLVNEVDALLVESRYQDAIQKIEQTSTKDTDTNIILSNRKAEALIGLGKFEDADKVLRDILSKTNQSKNSALLSAITQSTIGFLYVNQGRYDLAIEQLAEATAILQRMNQPLETAKALSNLGLAYIGTGKYQQAEEQLQMALTLRQSVLPDEHELIASSYNNLGFANNIPNPDKAIEYYEAALAIYEKLYRKDHPKLAVANSNLGFAYAQIELYGDAINYYEAALATWEKINPQPNASKAFVLSSLGYTYTKLDDKKTAMEFYEKALAMYIASHGTKHPDVAAMYNRIGNIHQSNDRYNEALKSYQQALIANVADYNSEDVGTNPGGENFYNGNQLLYSMMYKAQTLEARHFGKTLKQRDLDLGLKTLQECDSLIDRLRKQASNESDKIALGAIANEVYADGVRIAYTLSDIAFRKRKNYRQLAFYFAEKSKSAVLLDAIADTNAKSFASVPDELLQEEMSLKTALALVSQKLAQKPSEEEEKYLRETAFHLNQSYQAFVQNLEKQYPEYYNLKYNTTAPTISEIQSTIPEKTAVISYFIDDSKRNAARLYILTLTKKNFRITDKALPSDYDRSITGLRNALFYMGEEVYIPTARKLYRLLIPRRIPSSINDFVILPTGRLSVIPFEVLLTKNVKDTKAPYASLPYLVKRHSIRYEFSAGLLLQKKSQSTTIKSALLCAPVTFPANEYLNDLPATKEEINTIQQLFASKNIATEVLLNNRATETNLKGGNLKNFSVVHLATHGIVDENNPELSRIYLRGDSEAEDGKLFSGEIYNLHLNANLVTLSACQTGLGKISKGEGVIGLSRALVYAGAKNIMVSFWSVADESTAQLMTDFYKMLLEKPSGDYSKKLQQAKLKMINSTYSAPYYWAPFILVGF; encoded by the coding sequence ATGGCAAGGAAATTCGTATTATATAGTTTGTTGCTGCTTAGCCTGGCAACGCAAGCCCAAAAAACAAATCAGGTACTGGTTAATGAAGTTGATGCCCTCCTTGTTGAATCGCGCTACCAGGATGCTATCCAGAAAATCGAACAAACCAGCACAAAGGATACTGACACGAATATTATTCTTTCCAACCGAAAGGCAGAAGCGTTGATTGGTTTGGGCAAGTTTGAAGATGCCGATAAAGTACTTCGCGATATCCTGTCAAAGACCAATCAATCAAAAAATTCAGCACTGTTAAGTGCCATTACACAATCAACCATTGGCTTTTTATATGTAAACCAGGGGCGATACGATTTAGCAATTGAACAACTGGCTGAAGCGACCGCCATCCTGCAACGCATGAACCAACCCCTTGAAACAGCGAAAGCTTTATCAAACCTGGGACTGGCTTATATCGGCACAGGCAAGTACCAGCAAGCCGAAGAGCAACTTCAAATGGCCTTAACGTTGCGCCAAAGTGTTTTGCCTGACGAACATGAATTAATCGCATCATCCTACAATAACCTTGGCTTTGCCAATAATATCCCGAATCCTGATAAGGCCATCGAGTATTATGAAGCAGCTTTAGCCATCTATGAAAAGCTGTATCGAAAAGACCACCCAAAGCTTGCCGTTGCCAACTCAAACCTTGGCTTTGCTTATGCACAAATTGAACTCTACGGTGATGCCATCAACTACTACGAAGCCGCCCTGGCCACTTGGGAAAAAATAAATCCACAACCAAATGCCTCTAAAGCTTTCGTGCTATCAAGCCTGGGCTATACCTATACCAAATTGGACGACAAGAAAACAGCCATGGAGTTTTACGAAAAAGCTTTGGCCATGTACATAGCCTCGCACGGTACCAAACATCCGGATGTTGCCGCCATGTATAACCGCATTGGCAACATCCACCAATCGAATGATCGTTACAACGAAGCTTTAAAAAGTTATCAGCAGGCATTGATTGCCAACGTTGCCGATTATAATTCGGAAGACGTTGGAACAAATCCGGGTGGCGAAAATTTTTACAACGGTAACCAGTTGCTGTACTCCATGATGTACAAAGCTCAAACCCTTGAAGCCCGTCATTTTGGAAAAACATTAAAACAAAGAGACCTTGACCTTGGCTTAAAAACTCTTCAAGAATGTGATTCCCTGATTGACCGCTTACGCAAACAAGCCTCCAACGAATCGGATAAGATTGCCCTTGGCGCCATTGCCAATGAAGTATATGCCGATGGTGTTCGGATAGCGTATACATTAAGTGACATTGCCTTTAGAAAACGCAAAAATTACCGTCAACTGGCTTTTTACTTTGCCGAAAAAAGTAAATCGGCTGTATTGCTGGATGCCATAGCCGACACAAACGCCAAATCCTTTGCCAGTGTTCCCGATGAATTGCTGCAGGAGGAGATGAGCCTTAAAACAGCGTTGGCGCTCGTATCGCAAAAGCTGGCGCAAAAACCATCCGAGGAGGAAGAAAAGTACCTTCGTGAAACAGCTTTTCATCTCAACCAAAGCTATCAGGCTTTTGTACAAAACCTCGAAAAACAGTATCCCGAATATTATAATCTAAAATATAACACAACGGCACCCACCATTAGTGAAATACAAAGTACCATCCCTGAAAAGACAGCTGTAATCAGTTACTTTATTGATGACAGTAAACGAAATGCAGCCAGGCTATACATACTTACGCTTACCAAAAAAAACTTCCGGATAACGGATAAAGCATTGCCTTCCGATTATGACCGCAGCATTACAGGTTTGCGCAACGCTTTGTTCTATATGGGCGAAGAGGTGTATATACCCACTGCGCGCAAACTATACCGGTTGTTAATACCCAGGCGCATACCCTCATCCATCAACGACTTTGTCATTCTTCCCACGGGCAGGTTAAGTGTAATACCTTTTGAAGTTCTGCTAACAAAAAATGTAAAAGACACCAAGGCACCATACGCTTCATTGCCCTACCTGGTAAAACGACACAGTATCCGTTATGAATTTTCTGCTGGCTTATTACTTCAGAAAAAAAGTCAGTCAACCACTATTAAATCTGCACTGCTTTGTGCGCCAGTAACGTTTCCCGCAAACGAATACCTTAACGATTTACCGGCAACAAAAGAAGAGATAAATACCATACAACAACTTTTTGCAAGCAAGAACATAGCCACCGAAGTATTGTTGAATAACCGGGCAACAGAAACCAACCTGAAGGGAGGAAACCTGAAAAACTTTTCGGTGGTGCACCTTGCCACACACGGTATTGTGGATGAGAATAACCCTGAACTTTCGCGCATATACCTTCGTGGCGATTCGGAGGCCGAAGATGGAAAACTGTTCTCGGGCGAAATCTACAACCTTCACTTAAATGCTAACCTGGTTACACTGTCCGCC
- a CDS encoding M23 family metallopeptidase: protein MKIKYYYDTETCKYERVRTKTSDIILNALGLFFLTLLMAAGIYLMFSTYFESPKELLLKNEVKELEYYYERLNEEVERLSTTLDGMEHRDDNIYRVVLGAEPIDKSVRNAGVGGAERYAEIKEKNMLHKEAIVSLHEKIDKLRRKIYIESKSQDEVIELAENKEKLFAAIPAIQPIANKQLVALASGFGMRIHPVYKVKKMHTGVDFAAPIGTPIYATADGVIEEVNVKFSGYGKMIVIDHGFGYKTRYAHMHDFAVRQGQKIKRGDLIGYVGNTGLSTAPHLHYEVMLHGVMINPVHYFYSDLSPADYEKIIELASIENQSLGM from the coding sequence ATGAAAATCAAATACTACTACGACACCGAAACCTGCAAGTACGAGCGTGTCAGGACCAAAACCAGCGACATAATTTTGAATGCGTTAGGGTTATTTTTTCTTACCCTGCTCATGGCCGCGGGCATTTACCTCATGTTCAGTACCTACTTCGAATCACCCAAAGAGCTCCTGCTGAAAAATGAAGTGAAGGAATTGGAATACTATTACGAAAGGTTGAACGAAGAAGTAGAACGGTTAAGTACAACATTAGACGGCATGGAACACCGCGATGATAATATCTATCGTGTTGTGTTAGGGGCTGAACCCATTGATAAATCAGTTCGGAATGCCGGTGTTGGTGGTGCCGAACGTTATGCTGAAATAAAAGAGAAAAATATGCTTCATAAAGAAGCTATCGTTAGTCTCCATGAAAAAATAGATAAGCTGCGCAGGAAAATTTACATCGAATCAAAATCACAAGATGAGGTAATTGAACTGGCTGAAAATAAAGAAAAACTTTTTGCAGCCATTCCCGCAATCCAGCCCATAGCCAACAAACAACTTGTTGCCTTGGCATCGGGTTTTGGTATGCGTATCCATCCTGTTTATAAGGTTAAAAAAATGCATACCGGGGTGGACTTTGCCGCACCGATAGGCACACCCATTTATGCCACGGCTGATGGTGTAATTGAAGAAGTGAACGTAAAGTTCAGCGGCTACGGTAAAATGATTGTTATCGATCACGGTTTTGGCTATAAAACACGCTACGCACACATGCATGATTTTGCAGTGCGGCAAGGCCAGAAAATCAAACGTGGTGATTTGATCGGTTATGTTGGTAACACCGGGCTTTCAACTGCACCACACCTGCACTACGAAGTAATGCTGCACGGAGTAATGATCAATCCGGTACACTATTTTTACAGCGACCTTTCTCCGGCAGATTACGAAAAAATTATTGAGCTGGCCTCAATCGAAAACCAGTCGCTGGGAATGTAG
- a CDS encoding alpha-L-fucosidase, with protein MKRFFIAASLLIVYGCSRPELKPFGAVPSASQLKWHELEYYMFIHFGPNTFTNVEWGHGNENPEVFNPTQLDCRQWAATAKQAGMKGIIITAKHHDGFCLWPSRFSTHTVRESAWKNGEGDVLRELSEACREYGLMFGVYLSPWDRNHPDYGTPEYNQVFVNMLEEVLTNYGEVFEQWFDGANGEGPHGKKQEYDWPLFNSTVYKHQPNAIIFSDAGPGCRWVGNENGFAGLTNWNTLNVDKVYPGYPDFHELTSGHEDGTHWVPAECDVSIRPGWFYSPDTDDKVKSLEELVEIYYGSVGRGSNLLLNVPVDRRGLIPYADSVRLMELAEVINKSFKENLAVHAYVRSSSSLGNYKAGNLIDNNPRTYWASADLLSEIELTFSEAITFNRIVLQEGIEYGQRVKEFAVDVWRNDRYEELDRQTTLGYKRILSFDDLTTTKVRVRITKAKAPPVLDGIQLFKVE; from the coding sequence ATGAAAAGATTTTTCATAGCAGCTTCATTACTCATAGTTTATGGTTGTTCGCGACCTGAATTAAAACCATTTGGTGCAGTGCCTTCAGCAAGTCAGTTGAAGTGGCATGAACTGGAGTACTATATGTTTATCCATTTCGGTCCGAATACTTTTACCAATGTGGAGTGGGGGCATGGCAACGAAAACCCTGAAGTTTTTAACCCCACACAACTCGATTGCAGGCAATGGGCGGCTACCGCAAAACAAGCAGGAATGAAAGGTATCATCATCACGGCCAAACACCACGATGGCTTTTGTTTGTGGCCGAGTAGATTCAGCACGCATACTGTTCGTGAAAGTGCGTGGAAAAATGGAGAGGGTGATGTACTCAGGGAATTGTCGGAAGCTTGTCGGGAGTATGGATTGATGTTTGGTGTTTACCTGTCTCCCTGGGATCGCAACCATCCCGATTACGGTACTCCAGAATACAATCAGGTTTTTGTGAACATGTTAGAAGAAGTGCTTACCAATTATGGTGAAGTGTTTGAACAATGGTTTGATGGCGCAAACGGGGAGGGGCCTCATGGTAAGAAGCAGGAATACGATTGGCCCTTGTTTAACAGTACGGTGTATAAGCATCAACCAAATGCAATCATTTTTAGTGATGCTGGGCCGGGCTGTCGTTGGGTTGGAAATGAAAATGGTTTTGCAGGACTTACCAATTGGAATACACTAAACGTTGATAAGGTCTATCCGGGTTACCCCGATTTTCATGAACTTACATCAGGGCACGAAGATGGAACGCATTGGGTGCCTGCCGAATGTGATGTGTCGATACGACCAGGATGGTTTTACAGTCCGGATACTGATGACAAAGTAAAATCATTGGAAGAGTTGGTTGAGATATACTACGGCTCAGTGGGCCGCGGTTCAAATTTATTACTGAATGTGCCGGTGGACAGGAGAGGACTGATTCCGTATGCTGATTCGGTACGGCTGATGGAATTGGCTGAGGTGATCAATAAATCTTTTAAAGAAAATTTGGCTGTGCATGCCTATGTACGTTCATCATCTTCTCTCGGAAATTACAAGGCAGGCAATCTCATTGACAATAATCCCCGCACATACTGGGCTTCTGCTGACTTGTTATCTGAAATCGAACTGACATTTAGTGAAGCAATAACCTTTAACAGGATTGTTCTTCAGGAAGGAATTGAATACGGGCAGCGGGTGAAAGAATTTGCAGTGGATGTATGGAGAAATGATCGTTATGAAGAGCTTGATCGACAAACAACTCTTGGTTACAAAAGAATCTTAAGCTTCGATGATCTTACCACAACCAAAGTCAGGGTAAGAATCACCAAAGCAAAAGCTCCACCTGTGTTGGATGGAATTCAACTCTTTAAAGTTGAGTAA
- the yidD gene encoding membrane protein insertion efficiency factor YidD, translating into MLKKIFILPIRFYQLSISPFLGPHCRHTPSCSQYTIEAIQEWGALKGTWMGMKRIARCHPWGTSGYDPVPKKKNIAD; encoded by the coding sequence ATGCTAAAAAAAATTTTCATCCTCCCCATCCGTTTTTACCAGCTCAGCATTTCTCCGTTTCTGGGTCCGCATTGCCGTCATACGCCTTCATGTTCTCAATATACAATAGAGGCTATACAGGAATGGGGTGCATTGAAAGGCACATGGATGGGTATGAAGCGTATAGCACGATGCCATCCCTGGGGAACGAGTGGGTATGATCCGGTACCAAAGAAAAAAAATATCGCTGATTAA
- a CDS encoding gluconate 2-dehydrogenase subunit 3 family protein, with protein sequence MKRRESLKAIALTAISSGVLLQSCDTDKKETASIPVKTSGIDRHPFEQVRDEKLLADKFFDDHEMSTIKVLIDIIIPKDETSGSATDAGVHDFIEFIVKDMQRHQLPLRGGLKWLDVKCLKRHNKIFIDSSSEQQLALVDEIAYPEKAKPEMKQGVAFFNLLRDLTATGFFTSQMGLKDLGYAGNTPNRWDGVPQDVLEQYGLRYDEHTLKESVPWDDQ encoded by the coding sequence ATGAAGAGAAGAGAGTCTCTCAAAGCAATAGCCTTAACGGCCATATCATCCGGTGTGCTGCTGCAGTCGTGCGACACTGATAAAAAAGAAACAGCATCAATTCCAGTAAAAACATCCGGAATAGACAGGCACCCCTTTGAACAGGTGCGCGATGAAAAACTGTTGGCTGACAAATTCTTTGACGACCATGAGATGAGTACCATCAAAGTATTGATCGATATCATCATACCAAAAGATGAAACCAGTGGCAGCGCTACCGATGCAGGCGTTCATGATTTTATTGAATTTATTGTAAAGGATATGCAGCGCCATCAACTGCCGCTTCGCGGTGGACTCAAGTGGCTTGATGTTAAGTGCCTCAAGCGACATAACAAAATATTTATTGATTCTTCATCCGAACAACAGCTTGCACTTGTAGATGAGATTGCCTACCCCGAAAAAGCAAAACCGGAAATGAAACAGGGAGTAGCATTTTTTAACTTGTTACGCGATTTAACCGCCACCGGATTTTTCACCAGCCAGATGGGGTTAAAAGATCTTGGCTATGCAGGCAATACGCCTAACCGTTGGGATGGTGTACCGCAAGATGTGTTGGAACAGTATGGGTTGCGTTATGATGAACATACACTTAAGGAAAGTGTACCATGGGATGATCAATAA